Genomic window (Spirosoma sp. KCTC 42546):
TCGAGCGTTCGGCCGGGATTCTCTTTCAGGTAGGTAATAAGCGTTTCCAGCGACCCTCCCAGGCTATTCATATTAGCATTGGCTCCCGATTTAGCAAAGTCAAAATTGCCGGGAAGATCCAGCCGAAAGCGTGTACCATCGGCAATCGTAAAGGCATCGGCGCCAGGGGGCGTCGTCTCTATGGTTGTTTCGGTTGAGGCTGCCGAGGGATTGATATCGTCACCGCATAGCTGCTTAATTTTGCAGACATGCCACCAGGTCGAGCCGATCATCCACAGAACGAGAAGGACGATCCAGGGAGCTTTGTTTGTTAGCATAATAAAGGTAGGGGGTTTACAGACACCGAATTTTCGGATTCCTGATTGAGACGGAATTGAACGAAAAGGTTGCTCAAAAATACATGCAAGTGCTATAAATGCAAGACTATCAACGTTTTTGACAGTATTTACAGCAAACTTCAGTTCTAAACAGATTTAAGCTGTCCACTCAGGGTTTCAAGTTGGCGCTTAATTTATCAACTTTAGGGCTTTAAACTGCATCAACCTGATTCTTGAATTCTTAAAATGCTAATTGATCTTCGTAGCGATACGGTTACACAACCTACGCCCGCCATGCGCGAGGCTATGTTTACAGCGCCCCTTGGGGATGATGTGCTTGGCGATGACCCAACGGTAAATGCCCTGGAAGCCAAAGCAGCTTCGCTCTTTGGTATGGAAGCCGCTCTCTTCTGTGCATCGGGCACCATGACCAACCAACTCGCCATTCGTACCCACACACGGCCCGGTGATGATGTTATCTGCGATTACCTGTCGCACGTGTATCAGTACGAAGGTGGAGGCATTTCAGTGAATTCTTTAGCCTCCACCAGTCTGGCGCATGGCGAACGGGGCAAGCTCACTCCTGAGCTTATCCGTGAGCATATTTATAGCCCTACTGATTCACACAAACCACTTTCCCGTCTGGTTGTCCTGGAAAACACGGTCAATAAAGGGGGCGGCTGTTATTATACCATCCCCGAAATTGCCGCGATCAAACAGCTCTGTACCGAACAAGGTTTGATTCTGCATTTAGATGGTGCCCGTCTTTTCAATGCCCTTGTCGAAACCGGTGAACCTACCACAGCCTACGGACAGTTATTTGACTCCATCAGTATTTGCCTGTCGAAAGGATTGGGCTGTCCGGTGGGGTCGCTCCTACTCGGAAAAGCAGATGTCATTAAGCAGGCTCGCCGTTTCCGTAAACTAATGGGCGGAGGCTGGCGGCAGGCAGGTTTTCTGGCCGCAGCGGGCATCTACGCACTCGATCACCACATTGACCGGCTGAAACTGGATCACTCCCGCGCCCGTAAAATTGGGGCCATTCTCGAACAACTCCCCGAAGTACTGGAAATCCTGCCCATTGATACCAATATCGTCATTTTCAGACTTCCCGAAACCATCTTAGCCGCCGATTACGTTCAACAATTAGAGACAAAAGGTATCCGTGGTATCCCCTTCGGTAAACATTTGGTGCGCTTTGTAACGCATCTGGATTTCACCGATAAACATCTTGAGCATTTAGCGACGGTATTAACGCCTTCAACAATTGGGAACACCATCTAATCCAATAAAAAAGCCCCTGCCTATCTTACCGTGGGGTTAGTTTTTTTATTCCTGGTGTCTCCATGAAAAGT
Coding sequences:
- a CDS encoding low specificity L-threonine aldolase, with the translated sequence MLIDLRSDTVTQPTPAMREAMFTAPLGDDVLGDDPTVNALEAKAASLFGMEAALFCASGTMTNQLAIRTHTRPGDDVICDYLSHVYQYEGGGISVNSLASTSLAHGERGKLTPELIREHIYSPTDSHKPLSRLVVLENTVNKGGGCYYTIPEIAAIKQLCTEQGLILHLDGARLFNALVETGEPTTAYGQLFDSISICLSKGLGCPVGSLLLGKADVIKQARRFRKLMGGGWRQAGFLAAAGIYALDHHIDRLKLDHSRARKIGAILEQLPEVLEILPIDTNIVIFRLPETILAADYVQQLETKGIRGIPFGKHLVRFVTHLDFTDKHLEHLATVLTPSTIGNTI